A genomic segment from Saprospiraceae bacterium encodes:
- the gyrA gene encoding DNA gyrase subunit A, with the protein MSSNQRIIPINIEDQMKSAYIDYSMSVIVSRALPDVRDGLKPVHRRVLYGMSELGLSYGKAPKKSARIVGEVLGKYHPHGDSSVYDAMVRMAQDWSLRYPLVNGQGNFGSMDGDSPAAMRYTEARLQRISDEILADINKDTVDFELNFDDSLEEPSVLPTRVPNLLINGASGIAVGMATNMLPHNLSEVVDGIVATVDNPDITVEELMEFIKAPDFPTGGTIYGYAGIRETFETGRGRVLVRGKAEIETDNSGRETIIITEIPYQVNKASLVAKMAELVNEKKIDGITDLRDESDRNGLRIVVEVRRDAMANVILSQLYKYTPLQSSYGVNNVALVNGRPMILSLKDIIEEFIKFRLVVIVRRTRFDLRKALGRAHILVGLLVALDYIDHVITLIRASKNPDEARDGLMKGDFISDKDAFWKKFGTLINEAQTDELKVEEGNALSEAQAKAILDMRLQKLTGLERDKVQEEYDEIQERIMHLRAILESEALQREIIKEELAGIKEKYGDARRTDINYAGGDISMEDLIKDEEVIVSITHLGYIKRTPASEYRTQSRGGRGSRGSKTRDEDFIEHTFVATNHNFLLLFTEQGKCHWLRVYEIPEASKNSGGRVIQNILALPADDKIRAFIIVTDLKDEAFINNNYIMFCTRNGIIKKTLVEAFSRPRAGGINALTINEGDQLLEARLTNGVNEVFIASRTGNAIRFNEATVRSMGRSAAGVRGISLSGEKDKVVGMVCIDAADKDVTILVVSEKGNGKRSDFEDYRLTNRGGKGVKTMQVTSKTGSVVAIKAVREEDDLMITTLSGIVIRMPVVDIRIMGRATQGVRVIRLDDDDEIADITVVPGSDDDEETMENIEDIIDEEGTEEQNESED; encoded by the coding sequence ATGTCTTCGAATCAAAGAATTATTCCGATAAACATTGAGGATCAGATGAAGTCTGCCTATATCGACTATTCGATGTCGGTAATTGTTTCAAGGGCTTTACCTGATGTAAGAGATGGTTTGAAACCAGTTCATAGAAGAGTGCTTTATGGCATGTCCGAGCTAGGGCTTTCTTATGGGAAAGCGCCTAAGAAATCGGCCCGTATTGTTGGTGAGGTGTTGGGTAAGTATCACCCACATGGGGACTCTTCTGTTTATGATGCTATGGTGCGGATGGCACAAGATTGGTCATTGCGCTATCCCTTGGTAAATGGACAGGGTAACTTTGGGTCTATGGACGGCGATAGTCCTGCTGCTATGCGATATACAGAGGCTCGTCTCCAAAGGATTAGTGATGAAATTCTAGCCGATATTAACAAGGATACCGTCGATTTTGAGCTCAATTTTGATGATTCCTTGGAGGAACCTTCTGTTTTACCCACCAGGGTACCCAATCTACTCATCAATGGTGCATCTGGTATTGCCGTAGGTATGGCTACCAATATGTTGCCGCACAACTTATCAGAGGTAGTGGATGGGATTGTAGCTACGGTGGATAATCCCGATATTACAGTAGAGGAATTGATGGAGTTCATCAAGGCGCCCGATTTTCCCACAGGTGGAACGATTTATGGATATGCAGGTATTCGGGAGACTTTCGAAACAGGAAGGGGCCGGGTATTGGTGCGTGGGAAAGCTGAAATTGAGACGGATAATAGTGGAAGAGAAACCATTATTATTACAGAAATCCCTTACCAGGTTAATAAAGCCAGTCTGGTCGCTAAAATGGCAGAACTGGTGAATGAAAAGAAAATTGATGGCATTACCGACCTCCGGGATGAATCCGATCGTAATGGTTTGCGAATCGTCGTGGAAGTTCGTCGGGATGCGATGGCCAATGTTATCCTGAGCCAATTGTACAAATACACCCCTCTTCAATCGTCTTACGGTGTGAATAATGTCGCCCTGGTGAATGGCCGCCCCATGATCCTCAGTTTGAAAGATATTATTGAGGAATTTATTAAATTTCGTTTGGTGGTGATCGTGCGGCGAACCCGTTTTGACTTGCGCAAAGCGCTGGGGAGAGCCCATATTTTGGTGGGCTTGCTGGTCGCCTTAGACTATATCGACCATGTGATCACCCTGATTCGGGCATCTAAGAACCCCGATGAAGCTCGTGACGGTTTGATGAAAGGAGATTTTATTAGCGATAAGGATGCATTCTGGAAAAAATTTGGCACCCTGATCAATGAAGCCCAAACGGATGAACTGAAAGTAGAGGAGGGAAATGCCCTGTCGGAAGCACAGGCAAAGGCCATTTTGGATATGCGACTGCAAAAGCTAACGGGCCTGGAACGAGATAAGGTACAAGAAGAATATGACGAAATCCAGGAGCGGATTATGCATCTAAGAGCCATTCTGGAAAGTGAAGCGCTCCAGCGTGAGATTATCAAAGAGGAATTGGCAGGGATCAAAGAAAAATATGGTGATGCAAGACGTACCGATATCAATTATGCAGGTGGTGATATCAGTATGGAAGACCTTATAAAAGACGAAGAAGTGATTGTCAGTATCACTCATTTAGGTTACATCAAGCGAACACCAGCTTCGGAATATAGGACACAGAGTAGGGGAGGAAGGGGCTCAAGAGGAAGTAAAACACGTGATGAGGACTTTATCGAGCATACCTTTGTTGCCACCAACCACAACTTTTTGCTGCTTTTTACCGAGCAAGGAAAGTGTCACTGGCTAAGGGTTTACGAAATTCCGGAAGCCAGTAAAAATTCAGGAGGGAGGGTTATCCAAAACATATTGGCGCTTCCTGCAGATGATAAAATTAGAGCATTTATAATTGTTACGGACTTAAAAGATGAGGCATTCATCAACAACAATTATATTATGTTCTGTACCCGAAATGGTATCATCAAGAAAACCTTGGTGGAGGCTTTTTCCAGACCCAGGGCTGGAGGCATTAATGCCTTGACCATTAATGAAGGGGACCAACTCTTAGAAGCTCGTTTGACAAATGGGGTAAACGAAGTCTTTATTGCCTCCCGAACGGGTAACGCCATACGATTTAATGAGGCGACGGTGAGGTCAATGGGCAGATCAGCTGCAGGCGTAAGAGGCATTTCGCTTAGCGGCGAAAAGGACAAAGTGGTAGGTATGGTATGCATTGATGCAGCAGATAAAGATGTAACGATTTTGGTGGTATCTGAAAAAGGAAATGGCAAACGCTCAGATTTTGAGGATTATCGCTTGACAAATAGGGGTGGAAAAGGTGTTAAAACCATGCAAGTGACTAGTAAAACTGGTTCCGTCGTAGCGATTAAAGCCGTCAGGGAAGAAGATGACCTGATGATTACTACCCTCTCCGGGATTGTAATCCGAATGCCAGTCGTTGATATTCGGATAATGGGAAGAGCTACCCAGGGAGTAAGAGTTATTCGCCTGGATGATGATGATGAAATTGCAGACATTACAGTTGTACCTGGCTCTGACGATGACGAAGAAACCATGGAAAATATAGAGGATATAATAGATGAAGAAGGCACTGAGGAGCAAAATGAATCCGAAGATTAA